A window of Thermithiobacillus tepidarius DSM 3134 contains these coding sequences:
- the sugE gene encoding quaternary ammonium compound efflux SMR transporter SugE, whose protein sequence is MAWLYLFLAGLCEIVWAVGLKYTEGFTRLGPSAVTVAAMVLSFYLLALALKSLPIGTAYAVWTGIGVVGTSILGIVLFGEARDASRLFFIGLIAVGILGLRAHGTH, encoded by the coding sequence ATGGCGTGGCTGTATCTCTTTCTGGCGGGACTCTGCGAAATCGTGTGGGCGGTGGGCCTGAAGTACACCGAGGGCTTCACGCGCCTGGGGCCGAGCGCCGTCACCGTGGCGGCCATGGTCCTGAGCTTTTACCTGCTCGCCCTGGCCCTGAAGAGCCTGCCCATCGGCACCGCCTACGCCGTGTGGACCGGCATCGGCGTGGTGGGCACCAGCATCCTCGGCATCGTGCTCTTCGGCGAGGCCCGCGATGCCTCGCGCCTCTTTTTCATCGGCCTGATTGCCGTGGGCATTCTGGGCCTGCGTGCCCACGGCACGCACTGA
- a CDS encoding riboflavin synthase, producing the protein MFTGIIQAVGRIRAKQPQGGDMRLLIDAGALDMSDVKLGDSIAVSGVCLTATELLPDAFWVDVSQETLAKTILGDLQLDTRVNLEKALRLADRLGGHLVAGHVDGVGEVVDLSPAGRSVVYRIHAPRELRRYIAAKGSICVDGISLTVNAVQGGYFDLNLIPHTLAQTTAASWRAGTRVNLEVDLIARYLERLVSREADGLTPEFLAEHGFA; encoded by the coding sequence ATGTTTACCGGCATCATCCAAGCAGTGGGCCGCATCCGGGCCAAGCAGCCCCAGGGCGGCGACATGCGCCTGCTGATCGACGCAGGCGCCCTGGACATGAGCGACGTCAAGCTGGGCGACAGCATCGCCGTCTCCGGCGTCTGCCTCACCGCCACCGAGCTGCTGCCCGACGCTTTCTGGGTGGACGTATCCCAGGAGACCCTGGCCAAGACCATCCTCGGCGACCTGCAGCTCGACACCCGGGTCAATCTGGAAAAGGCCCTGCGCCTGGCCGACCGCCTCGGCGGCCACCTGGTGGCCGGCCACGTGGATGGCGTCGGCGAGGTGGTGGACCTGTCGCCGGCCGGGCGCTCGGTGGTGTACCGCATCCATGCGCCCCGGGAGTTGCGCCGCTATATCGCCGCCAAGGGCAGCATCTGCGTGGACGGCATCAGCCTCACGGTGAACGCGGTGCAGGGCGGCTACTTCGATCTCAACCTGATCCCGCACACCCTGGCCCAGACCACGGCCGCATCCTGGCGCGCCGGCACCCGGGTGAACCTGGAGGTGGATCTCATCGCCCGCTATCTGGAACGGCTGGTCAGCCGCGAGGCCGACGGCCTCACCCCCGAATTCCTCGCCGAGCACGGCTTCGCCTGA
- the ribB gene encoding 3,4-dihydroxy-2-butanone-4-phosphate synthase, with amino-acid sequence MQISPIEEILAEIRAGRMVVLMDDEDRENEGDLVMAAEHVTPEAINFMAKHGRGLICLTLTPERCQQLALPLMVSSNRTPFATNFTVSIEAARGVTTGISAADRATTILAAIADEAGPDDIIMPGHIFPLMAQPGGVLTRAGHTEAAGDLARLAGCKPFGVICEILNEDGSMARLPDLIPYARQHGLKIGTIADLIAYRRSREPLVERVASTPWPTPHGTFILHAYHSRVDQETHLTLAWGELSAAGEEPVLVRVQAQSALCDLFGGGDHCGPGVQAALAAIARAPRGALVYIRNPESGQALANQVRDLELLRRGLLPEPGEGESLRNYGIGAQILADLGVRRAVLLSNSEKKLHGIKGFGLEIVGQQPFGAANEE; translated from the coding sequence ATGCAAATCAGCCCCATCGAAGAAATCCTGGCGGAGATCCGCGCCGGGCGCATGGTCGTGCTCATGGACGACGAGGACCGCGAGAACGAGGGCGATCTCGTCATGGCCGCCGAGCACGTCACCCCCGAGGCCATCAACTTCATGGCCAAGCACGGCCGCGGCCTGATCTGCCTGACCCTGACCCCGGAGCGCTGCCAGCAGCTGGCCCTGCCGCTCATGGTCAGCAGCAATCGCACGCCCTTCGCCACCAACTTCACCGTCTCCATCGAGGCCGCCCGGGGCGTGACCACCGGCATCTCCGCCGCCGACCGCGCCACCACCATCCTGGCCGCCATCGCCGACGAGGCCGGGCCGGACGACATCATCATGCCCGGGCACATCTTTCCGCTCATGGCCCAGCCGGGCGGCGTGCTGACCCGCGCCGGCCACACGGAGGCCGCCGGCGACCTGGCGCGACTGGCGGGCTGCAAGCCCTTCGGCGTGATCTGCGAGATCCTGAACGAGGACGGCAGCATGGCGCGCCTGCCCGACCTCATACCCTACGCGCGGCAGCATGGCTTGAAGATCGGCACCATCGCCGATCTCATCGCCTACCGTCGCAGCCGCGAGCCCCTGGTCGAGCGCGTCGCCAGCACGCCCTGGCCCACGCCCCACGGCACCTTCATCCTGCACGCCTACCACAGCCGGGTGGACCAGGAAACGCACCTGACCCTCGCCTGGGGCGAGCTGTCAGCGGCCGGCGAGGAGCCGGTGCTGGTGCGCGTGCAGGCCCAGTCCGCCCTCTGCGACCTTTTCGGCGGCGGCGACCACTGCGGACCGGGCGTGCAGGCGGCCCTGGCCGCCATTGCCCGCGCGCCGCGCGGCGCCCTGGTATACATTCGCAATCCGGAGAGCGGCCAGGCGCTGGCGAACCAGGTCCGCGACCTGGAGCTGCTGCGCCGCGGCCTGCTGCCGGAGCCGGGCGAGGGCGAGTCCTTGCGCAACTACGGCATCGGCGCGCAGATCCTGGCCGATCTCGGGGTGCGGCGCGCCGTCCTGCTGAGCAACAGTGAAAAAAAACTCCACGGCATCAAGGGCTTCGGCCTGGAGATCGTGGGACAACAGCCCTTCGGGGCCGCAAACGAGGAATAG
- the ribH gene encoding 6,7-dimethyl-8-ribityllumazine synthase, translated as MAEIKSIEGDLQVAGARFALAVGRFNSFITEHLQAGAIDALLRHGARAEDLEVVKVPGSYEIPLVAKKLAMSGRYDAVICLGAVIRGGTPHFDYVAGEAAKGVAQASMDSGIPVVFGVLTTDTIEQAIERAGTKAGNKGVDAAMTAIEMVNLLKKL; from the coding sequence ATGGCGGAAATCAAGAGCATAGAAGGGGATCTGCAGGTCGCCGGGGCGCGCTTCGCCCTGGCGGTGGGGCGCTTCAACAGCTTCATCACCGAGCACCTGCAGGCGGGGGCCATCGACGCGCTGCTGCGTCACGGCGCCCGCGCCGAGGATCTGGAGGTGGTCAAGGTGCCGGGCAGCTACGAGATCCCGCTGGTGGCCAAGAAGCTGGCCATGAGCGGGCGCTACGACGCCGTCATCTGTCTGGGCGCGGTCATCCGCGGCGGCACGCCCCACTTCGACTACGTCGCCGGCGAGGCGGCCAAGGGCGTGGCCCAGGCCAGCATGGACTCGGGCATCCCCGTGGTCTTCGGCGTGCTCACCACGGACACCATCGAGCAGGCCATCGAGCGCGCCGGCACCAAGGCGGGCAACAAGGGCGTCGATGCCGCCATGACCGCCATCGAGATGGTGAACCTGCTCAAAAAGCTATGA
- the nusB gene encoding transcription antitermination factor NusB, producing the protein MSGSRRLAREAAMQALYQWQLNPGDPAQVEAQFLADEEVQGADLQFFQQLWRGVTSHADELDAAIRGKLSDRKWDEISEVERAILRLGAFELAHRLDVPYRVVINEALELTKRFGAEQGHRFVNGILDRLAHEWRAAEMARRS; encoded by the coding sequence ATGAGCGGAAGTAGACGTTTGGCCCGCGAGGCAGCCATGCAGGCCCTTTATCAGTGGCAACTCAACCCCGGCGATCCCGCCCAGGTCGAGGCCCAGTTCCTGGCCGACGAGGAAGTGCAGGGCGCCGACCTGCAGTTCTTCCAGCAGCTATGGCGGGGCGTGACCTCCCATGCGGACGAGCTCGACGCCGCCATCCGCGGCAAGCTCAGCGACCGCAAGTGGGACGAGATCAGCGAGGTCGAGCGCGCCATCCTGCGCCTCGGCGCTTTCGAGCTCGCCCATCGCCTCGACGTGCCTTACCGCGTCGTCATCAACGAGGCCCTGGAACTCACCAAGCGCTTCGGCGCCGAACAGGGCCACCGCTTCGTCAACGGCATCCTCGACAGGCTCGCCCACGAATGGCGGGCGGCGGAGATGGCGCGGCGCTCCTGA
- a CDS encoding DUF2939 domain-containing protein: MTKNKKLMLGVIVLLAAGWIYAAPYLAVRSMKSAAESGDAVALADHVDFPALKASLKASLAAEMTRQMAREDDAFAALGVAMAGVIINPMIDALVSPEGLAAMMKGRQPDPGRQAGAGAQRGGLGASEADPVLEMGYETFNRFAVRVSDKVDPKRELTMVFLRDGLSWKLSAIRLPGS, encoded by the coding sequence GTGACAAAGAACAAGAAGCTGATGCTGGGTGTGATCGTCCTGCTCGCTGCCGGCTGGATTTACGCGGCCCCGTATCTGGCCGTCCGCAGCATGAAAAGCGCGGCGGAAAGCGGAGATGCGGTGGCGCTGGCCGACCACGTCGACTTTCCGGCACTCAAGGCGAGCTTGAAGGCCAGCCTTGCTGCTGAGATGACACGACAGATGGCGAGAGAGGATGACGCATTCGCGGCGCTTGGCGTGGCCATGGCCGGCGTCATCATCAATCCCATGATCGATGCGCTCGTGTCCCCCGAGGGGCTGGCGGCCATGATGAAAGGGCGCCAGCCGGACCCCGGCAGGCAGGCGGGCGCAGGCGCCCAACGAGGCGGGCTTGGCGCGAGCGAGGCCGATCCTGTGCTTGAAATGGGCTATGAAACGTTCAACCGGTTCGCGGTGAGGGTATCCGACAAGGTGGATCCGAAGCGGGAGTTGACCATGGTGTTCCTCCGCGACGGCTTGTCCTGGAAATTGTCCGCAATCAGGCTGCCTGGCTCCTAA
- a CDS encoding MliC family protein, producing the protein MTAVRPVRFWPWRHLGAALSVSLLAGCAHQPPELPRPQAAADAVRSYVYECEGGYRFLVHFASTQVRLFLPEGSLTLPQVIAASGIRYSDGTVTFWGKGSSALLDLGTRRYSQCGGRPVGDAWEDARLRGVVFRALGNEPGWYLEIGRDGGLLFVTDYGRTRHAFAAARLEREPGAVLYRARAGGQALTARLVDRPCRDDMSGAVFATTVAVTLDGKRYRGCGRALR; encoded by the coding sequence ATGACGGCGGTCCGGCCTGTTCGGTTCTGGCCTTGGCGGCATCTCGGCGCGGCGCTGAGCGTCTCTCTGCTGGCCGGCTGTGCGCACCAGCCGCCCGAGCTGCCCCGCCCGCAGGCAGCTGCCGATGCCGTACGCTCCTACGTCTACGAATGCGAGGGCGGCTATCGCTTCCTGGTGCATTTCGCGAGCACCCAAGTCAGGCTCTTCCTGCCCGAAGGCAGCTTGACCTTGCCGCAGGTGATCGCCGCTTCCGGCATCCGCTACAGCGACGGGACGGTGACCTTCTGGGGCAAGGGCAGCAGCGCGCTGCTGGACCTGGGGACGCGCCGCTACAGCCAATGCGGCGGCCGCCCGGTGGGTGACGCCTGGGAGGATGCCCGGCTGCGCGGCGTGGTTTTTCGGGCGCTGGGCAACGAGCCGGGCTGGTATCTGGAAATCGGCCGGGACGGCGGGCTGCTCTTCGTGACGGATTACGGCCGGACCCGCCATGCCTTTGCGGCGGCGCGGCTGGAGCGGGAGCCCGGGGCGGTGCTGTACCGGGCCCGGGCCGGCGGTCAGGCGCTCACGGCGCGGCTGGTGGACCGGCCCTGCCGCGATGACATGAGCGGCGCGGTCTTCGCGACTACGGTGGCGGTCACGCTGGACGGCAAGCGCTACCGGGGCTGCGGCCGGGCGCTGCGATGA